From Nicotiana tabacum cultivar K326 chromosome 22, ASM71507v2, whole genome shotgun sequence, one genomic window encodes:
- the LOC142175903 gene encoding uncharacterized protein LOC142175903, with amino-acid sequence MSFTYKGKFYLLKGVSEECKFSSTKVVNKMNGNDVQLFMLQVLFTESALQLTNQLNALHLPQEFQTPVVIEELLSQYHQVFAEPTALPPQRDIIEKLVKDMLQQGVIQYSNSPFASHVVLVGKKDGSWRLCVDYMELNQYTVKDKIPIPIIDDLLDELARTVVFSKINLRSALTTSPVLALPDYSTPFVVETDASGTCIGAVLIQHGHPIAFISKGLAPRHLALSVYERELLALVFALTKWSHYLLGQYFVVKIDQKGFEYKKGKENVVTDSLSRINGAELMSLMISSVQAELWHEIIAGDRDPIFISSFWKEFLSAQGVTLQTSTAYHPQTDGQSEVLNGCLETYSRCFCTDSLIDWGAFLSIAEWWYNSSPHSAIQTSPFELLYGYPPLIHLPYLLGDSFVDVVKDIILVREFKFQLAKFHLCRAQRRMQAQTNSHRSDKEFQVGDWVFVKLQPYRQSTLSISSYHKLTFKYFAPYPIIERVGLVAYKLLLPPKVQIYPILHISQLKFCYDLPTKIVHPPILNLVSPLCPLPEAVLGRRLN; translated from the exons ATGTCCTTCACTTATAAGGGCAAATTCTATCTACTTAAAGGAGTATCTGAGGAGTGTAAGTTCTCGAGCACCAAGGTTGTTAATAAAATGAATGGAAATGATGTCCAACTCTTTATGTTACAAGTACTATTTACTGAGTCTGCCTTACAGTTAACCAATCAGCTTAATGCACTGCACCTTCCTCAGGAGTTCCAAACTCCTGTTGTCATTGAAGAACTCTTGTCTCAGTACCATCAGGTGTTTGCAGAACCCACCGCCTTACCTCCTCAAAGAG ACATCATTGAAAAGCTAGTCAAAGACATGCTGCAGCAAGGTGTAATTCAGTATAGCAACAGTCCTTTTGCATCACATGTGGTGTTGGTAGGCAAAAAAGATGGTTCATGGAGATTATGTGTGGACTACATGGAGTTGAATCAATATACTGTCAAGGACAAAATCCCTATTCCCATCATAGATGACTTATTGGATGAATTAGCTAGAACAGTGGTATTCTCTAAAATTAATCTTCGATCAG CTTTAACAACTTCCCCAGTCCTAGCTCTACCAGACTATTCTACTCCTTTTGTAGTAGAAACAGATGCCAGTGGAACATGCATTGGAGCTGTCCTAATTCAGCATGGTCATCCTATAGCCTTCATCAGTAAAGGTTTAGCCCCTAGACATCTTGCACTATCAGTTTATGAAAGGGAACTACTTGCACTAGTCTTTGCTCTCACAAAATGGTCTCATTATTTGCTTGGTCAGTATTTCGTTGTTAAAATTGACCAAAAAGGCTTTGAA tacaaaaagggaaaggaaaatgtTGTTACAGATTCACTTTCCAGAATTAATGGTGCTGAACTCATGTCCTTGATGATATCTTCTGTTCAAGCTGAGCTTTGGCACGAGATCATAGCTGG TGATAGGGATCCCATATTCATCAGCTCTTTTTGGAAGGAATTCTTGTCAGCTCAAGGTGTCACATTGCAGACTTCAACTGCTTACCATCCTCAAACAGATGGTCAGAGTGAAGTGCTCAACGGGTGTTTAGAGACCTACTCGAGATGCTTTTGCACAGATTCTCTCATTGATTGGGGTGCCTTCTTATCCATAGCAGAATGGTGGTACAATTCTAGTCCTCATTCTGCTATTCAAACCTCTCCTTTTGAACTCCTATATGGCTATCCTCCTCTTATACACCTTCCCTATCTTCTTGGAGATTCTTTTGTTGATGTTGTTAAGGACATCATATTGGTTAGGGAATTCAAGTTTCAGTTGGCTAAATTTCATCTCTGTCGAGCTCAACGGAGAATGCAAGCTCAAACTAACAGCCACAGGTCTGATAAAGAGTTCCAGGTGGGAGATTGGGTCTTTGTCAAGCTGCAGCCCTATAGACAGTCTACCCTCTCAATTTCTTCTTATCATAAGCTCACTTTTAAGTATTTTGCCCCCTATCCTATTATAGAAAGAGTAGGACTTGTTGCTTATAAGCTTTTACTTCCCCCAAAGGTTCAAATTTACCCCATACTCCATATTTCTCAGCTCAAGTTTTGTTATGATCTACCTACAAAAATTGTTCATCCTCCAATTTTAAACTTAGTTAGTCCCTTGTGTCCCCTCCCAGAAGCTGTGTTGGGTAGAAGGTTAAACTAA
- the LOC107759377 gene encoding mitochondrial hydrolase YKR070W-like: MLCPINQSAFTVENRQEAGIGLRSILQLWIKETMRILQILTRKLSSSQIRSTAPSLSSTFSSRQLHSLSNPASFGIAFDIDGVLLRGSIPIGGSPPALKRLYDDSGTLKVPYVFLTNGGGVPESKRAKELARLLDVNILPLQVIQGHTPFKQLTRRFEDELVVAVGKGEPAEVMSEYGFKTVLSIDEYASYFDNIDPLAQYKKWTDKQDVNQNSKSKHFALSNDPCSQRVQAVFVVSDSVDWSRDIQVLCDILRTGGLPGKEIAHQPPLFFANDDLAYQALFPSERLGMGAFRIALESVFNAIHPAALKYTSYGKPSPFVFKNAETVLTHVLQSSQDNNQVDGREQLFKTLYMIGDNPAVDIKGARQAGNPWFSILTRTGVFKGKENHDDCPADLVVDTVEEAVDYILSKECVS, translated from the exons ATGCTGTGTCCAATAAACCAATCGGCTTTTACTGTTGAAAATAGGCAAGAAGCGGGGATAGGACTTAGGAGCATTCTCCAGCTTTGGATCAAAGAGACGATGAGAATTCTCCAGATCTTAACAAGAAAGCTCTCTTCTTCCCAGATTCGAAGCACAGCGCCTTCACTATCTTCAACTTTCTCTTCTCGTCAACTGCACTCCCTCTCCAATCC AGCGTCATTCGGCATTGCGTTCGACATTGACGGCGTCTTGCTTCGTGGCAGCATTCCTATCGGCGGCTCTCCTCCAGCTCTCAAACGCCTCTATGATGATTCTG GTACTCTGAAAGTTCCCTATGTATTCTTGACTAATG GGGGCGGTGTTCCTGAATCTAAAAGAGCAAAGGAGTTGGCCAGATTATTGGATGTCAATATCCTGCCTTTACAG GTTATACAGGGGCATACACCATTCAAACAATTGACGAGAAG ATTTGAGGATGAGCTTGTTGTTGCTGTTGGAAAAGGAGAACCCGCTGAAGTAATGTCTGAATATGGTTTTAA AACTGTTCTCTCCATAGACGAGTATGCATCTTATTTTGACAACATTGACCCATTGGCCCAATACAAAAAATGGACAGACAAGCAGGATGTTAATCAGAATAGCAAGTCTAAGCATTTTGCTTTGAGCAATGATCCATGCTCACAGAGAGTGCAAGCAGTCTTTGTTGTTAGTGATTCTGTTGATTGGAGCAGAGACATCCAG GTTCTCTGTGACATTCTAAGGACTGGAGGCCTACCAGGAAAAGAGATTGCACACCAGCCACCACTCTTTTTTGCGAATGATGACCTTGCCTATCAG GCTCTGTTTCCATCAGAACGACTTGGCATGGGTGCTTTCAGAATTGCATTAGAATCCGTCTTCAATGC TATCCACCCTGCTGCGCTGAAGTATACGTCATATGGGAAACCAAGTCCTTTTGTATTTAAAAATGCGGAGACAGTATTGACGCACGTTTTACAATCATCTCAAGATAACAATCAGGTAGATGGTAGAGAGCAGCTTTTCAAAACCTTATATATGATTGGTGATAATCCCGCTGTTGATATCAAAGGAGCTCGACAG GCTGGAAATCCTTGGTTCTCTATTTTGACAAGGACCGGGGTCTTCAAGGGGAAAGAAAATCATGACGATTGCCCAGCAGATCTG GTTGTGGACACAGTGGAAGAAGCAGTAGATTACATTTTGAGCAAGGAGTGTGTCTCATGA